The sequence CCCTGCGGGGAGGCGGGATCCTTCTTGCGCCTGCGCATGAGGAGCAGCAGCAGGAGGCCGCCGCCGACCAGGATCAGCACACCGGCGCCGACGGCGACCCACACCCACATCGGCTGCGGGGTCTCGTCCTTGCCCGAGGAGATCGCCTGCTGGGAGTCGGTGATGTACTTGGCGACGTACGGGTGACTCGGGAACAGCGCCTGGACCTCGCGGAACTTCGGCAGCGCGTCCTTGTAGTGCCGCTGGAAGAAGTCGTCGAGCGCCTCGTTGTACTTCGTCGTGGTCAGCGACGCGGAGGGCCTGACGTTCTTCTCGTTGAGCTTCTCCTTGATGATCGAGACCGGGAGCACGAAGCTCTCGTTCTCCGACGCCTCGCCGTTCTCGCTCACGGTGCCGGCGATGAGCATGCCGACGACCTTGCCCGCCCGGCTGAACACCGGACCACCGGAGTTGCCGTGGTAGGAGGGCGCCTGCGTCTGGATGTACGGCACGCCTTCCTGCGTGCTGCGCTTGGCGTTGTACGGCCCCTCGGTGAGCGCGGGGTCGAGCTTGGACTCGACGCTGAACCAGGGCGTGTTGGTCACCAGGCCGGGGAAGCCGCTGATGTAGAGCGTGTCACCGGTCTGCACGTCGGCGTCCTCGCCGAGCGGCACGGTCGGCAGGTTCTGCTGACCGTTGACCTTGAGCAGGGCGAAGTCCTTGCCCGGGTAGCTCTCACCGACCGAGACCAGCTCGGCCGGGACCTCCTTGGCCGTCTTGTCGACACCGCCGCCGGGCAGGCTCTGCAGGACCGACAGGCTCTTCTGCAGGCCGCGGATCTCCAGGTGGGTGCTGTTGAAGGTGACGTAGATCTGCTGGACGAGCTCGATCATCTCCTTGTCGGCCTCGAAGTTCCGCAGGGCGTTGATCATGTCCTTCGCGTCCTGCTTGTTGAACTTCTCCAGCGCCTGCTGCGCGAAGGTCTGCGACAGCTCCTGGTCGCTCATCTGCACGCAGTGCGCGCCGGTGACCATGTAGCCGTCGGGAGTGACCCACCAGCCCGTGCACATGCCGCCGACCTGGGCCTTGACCGTGCGCTCCGGGCCGACCGGCTGAAGGTACCGGTCGACGTCGGACGCCACGCGCTGGAAGAGGAACTTGGCGATGCTCCGCTCGTCGGAGGGGATCTTGCCGGCGAGCACGGCCTGCGTGGCCTCGTTGGTCAGCTGGTCCCACGCGGCCTCCTTGGCCTGGCTGCTCGGGACGACGACCTCGCCGGAGTAGGTGATGCTGGTGAGCTGCACGGCCGGGTGGGTGCGAGCGGCCAGCCGGGTGCCGACGGGGACCTCGTCCCCGGTGTCCGCCGAAGCGGGAGCGGCGGTGACGAGCAGGGCGAAAGCCGCGATCGCGGCCATCCCCCCGGTCAGTCTGCCGAAGTATTTCCTGAGATTTCCATCCACGGCAGCAAGCGTGATGGAACGGTCTTGTTTCTTGCTTGGAGGTGGCTTGGGACGGGCGGGTACCGCAGTGCAAGTCCTCTTCGCGAGCCGCTCACGTGCGGTGGGACGCGATCGGCGAGGGCCTTCCGGTGGAGGTCCCGTGGGCGCGGGGCGCCGAAGGTGCGGGAAACGACGGCGGCCCCCGCCGGAGCGGGGGCCGCCGGACGGATCCGCGGGTCAGACGCCCATCGACTGGGTGTCGTTGGTCTCCCGGGTCTGCTGGGCCGACACCTCGGTCACCCCGTTCTTGAGGTGGTAGCGGGCGACGGCCTCCTGCAGGACCTCGGCCTTGACCTCGCCGCGCCGCACGAGCTGGGTCAGCACCGCCAGCGTGATCGAGGCCGCGTCCACGTGGAAGTGGCGGCGCAGCGCCGAGCGCGTGTCCGACAGGCCGAAGCCGTCGGTCCCGAGCGAGGACCAGTCACCCGGCACCCACTGGGCGATCTGGTCCGGGACGGCGCGCATGTAGTCGCTGACGCCCACGAACGGCCCCGCCACGCCCGACAGCTTGCTGGTCACGTACGGCACGCGCTGCTCGGCGTCGGGGTTGAGCAGGTTGTGCTCCTCGGCGGTGAGGGCGTCCCTGCGCAGCTCGCTCCAGGAGGTGGCCGACCAGACCGAGGCCGACACCCCCCAGTCCTCCGCCAGCATCCGCTGCGCCTCCAGCGCCCACGGGCCGGCGACGCCGGACACCAGGATGTTCGCCTTCGGCCCGTCGCCCGTCGCCGGGGCGTAGAGGTAGAGACCCTTGAGGATGCCCTCGACGTCCACGTTCTCCGGCTCGGCCGGCTGCGGGTAGGGCTCGTTGTAGACGGTCAGGTAGTAGAAGATGTCTTCGGGGTGCTCCCCGTACATCCTCCGCAGGCCGTCCTTGACGATGTGCGCGATCTCGAACGCCCACGCCGGGTCGTACGCCACGGCGGCGGGGTTGGTCGAGGCGATCAGCGGGGTGTGGCCGTCCTCGTGCTGCAGGCCCTCGCCGTTCAGCGTGGTGCGGCCGGCGGTGGCGCCGAGCAGGAAGCCGCGGCCCATCTGGTCGCCCAGCTGCCACATCTGGTCGGCGGTCCGCTGGAACCCGAACATCGAGTAGAAGATGTAGACCGGGATCATGTGCTCGCCGTGCGTGGCGTACGACGTGCCCGCCGCGAGGACCGAACCCATCGAGCCGGCCTCGCTGATGCCCTCGTGCAGGATCTGACCCTCGGTCGACTCCTTGTACGACAGCAGCAGCTCGCGGTCGACCGCCTCGTACGTCTGCCCATGGGGCGAGTAGATCTTGGCGGTCGGGAACATCGCGTCCACACCGAACGTGCGGGCCTCGTCCGGGATGATCGGCACGAACCTGGCGCCGATCTCCTTGTCGCGCATGAGGTCCTTGAGCAGGCGGACGAACGCCATGGTCGTGGCGACGTTCTGCTTGCCCGAACCCTTGCGCAGGCCGGAGTAGACGGGGTCGCCGGGGAGCTTGAGCGGCTTGGCGCGTACTACCCGCTTGGGCAGGTAGCCGCCGAGCGCCGCCCGGCGCTCCTTCATGTAGGCGATCTCGTCGTTGTCCTCGCCCGGGTGGAAGTAGGGCGGGAGGTCGGCCTCGAGGTCCTTGTCCGGGATGGGCAGGTAGAGCCGGTCGCGGAACTCCTTGAGCTCGGCCTTGCTCATCTTCTTCATCTGGTGCGTGGCGTTGCGCGCCTCGAAGTCCTTGCCGAGCGTCCAGCCCTTGATCGTCTGGGCCAGGATGACGGTCGGCTGGCCGACGTGCTCGCGGGCCGCCTTGAACGCGGCGTACACCTTGCGGTAGTCGTGGCCGCCGCGCGACAGCTTGCGGATGTCGTCGTCGGTCATGTGCTCGACCATCTTGCGCAGGCGCGGGTCGCCGCCGAAGAAGTTCTCCCGGATGTACGCGCCCGACTCGACCGAGTAGGTCTGGAACTGCCCGTCGGGCGTGGTGTTCATCTGGTTGACCAGCACGCCGTCGACGTCGGCCGCCAGCAGCGGGTCCCAGTCACGGCCCCAGACGACCTTGATGACGTTCCAGCCGGCGCCGCGGAAGTACGACTCCAGCTCCTGGATGATCTTGCCGTTGCCGCGCACCGGGCCGTCGAGCCGCTGCAGGTTGCAGTTGATGA comes from Microbispora sp. ZYX-F-249 and encodes:
- the aceE gene encoding pyruvate dehydrogenase (acetyl-transferring), homodimeric type, producing MASGRQRFSIISDGLPSQLPDVDPSETNEWLESLDNVIKTEGRTRARYLMLRLLERAREHQVGVPGLRSTDYINTIPPEREPWFPGDEYVERRIRAYIRWNAAVMVTRANARTNVGGHIATYASAASLYEVGFNHFFRGKDHGESGDQIFIQGHAAPGIYARAFLEGRLDAAQLDAFRQELSHGIKGLPSYPHPRLMPDFWEFPTVSMGLGPLGAIYQARFNRYLLSRQIKDTSRSHVWCFLGDGEMDEPESLGAIGVAAREELDNLTFVINCNLQRLDGPVRGNGKIIQELESYFRGAGWNVIKVVWGRDWDPLLAADVDGVLVNQMNTTPDGQFQTYSVESGAYIRENFFGGDPRLRKMVEHMTDDDIRKLSRGGHDYRKVYAAFKAAREHVGQPTVILAQTIKGWTLGKDFEARNATHQMKKMSKAELKEFRDRLYLPIPDKDLEADLPPYFHPGEDNDEIAYMKERRAALGGYLPKRVVRAKPLKLPGDPVYSGLRKGSGKQNVATTMAFVRLLKDLMRDKEIGARFVPIIPDEARTFGVDAMFPTAKIYSPHGQTYEAVDRELLLSYKESTEGQILHEGISEAGSMGSVLAAGTSYATHGEHMIPVYIFYSMFGFQRTADQMWQLGDQMGRGFLLGATAGRTTLNGEGLQHEDGHTPLIASTNPAAVAYDPAWAFEIAHIVKDGLRRMYGEHPEDIFYYLTVYNEPYPQPAEPENVDVEGILKGLYLYAPATGDGPKANILVSGVAGPWALEAQRMLAEDWGVSASVWSATSWSELRRDALTAEEHNLLNPDAEQRVPYVTSKLSGVAGPFVGVSDYMRAVPDQIAQWVPGDWSSLGTDGFGLSDTRSALRRHFHVDAASITLAVLTQLVRRGEVKAEVLQEAVARYHLKNGVTEVSAQQTRETNDTQSMGV
- a CDS encoding serine protease, giving the protein MDGNLRKYFGRLTGGMAAIAAFALLVTAAPASADTGDEVPVGTRLAARTHPAVQLTSITYSGEVVVPSSQAKEAAWDQLTNEATQAVLAGKIPSDERSIAKFLFQRVASDVDRYLQPVGPERTVKAQVGGMCTGWWVTPDGYMVTGAHCVQMSDQELSQTFAQQALEKFNKQDAKDMINALRNFEADKEMIELVQQIYVTFNSTHLEIRGLQKSLSVLQSLPGGGVDKTAKEVPAELVSVGESYPGKDFALLKVNGQQNLPTVPLGEDADVQTGDTLYISGFPGLVTNTPWFSVESKLDPALTEGPYNAKRSTQEGVPYIQTQAPSYHGNSGGPVFSRAGKVVGMLIAGTVSENGEASENESFVLPVSIIKEKLNEKNVRPSASLTTTKYNEALDDFFQRHYKDALPKFREVQALFPSHPYVAKYITDSQQAISSGKDETPQPMWVWVAVGAGVLILVGGGLLLLLLMRRRKKDPASPQGHAPSPAYGGPYPGPNSGGGYPAQVGGGYDRQPVNGQVLPQGWQPQSLPPAGGPARTAGGYEAPRPGGYEQRPDGYEQRPDGHDRQRPGAGYDPQRPDGATQYVRPAPYGRQRPHAAPGQAPADAGAPDVADLEREIAELRRQLQHRQPEA